From Halanaeroarchaeum sulfurireducens, a single genomic window includes:
- a CDS encoding NADH-quinone oxidoreductase subunit N, whose product MVQLPYLTPQYLLALTALVLLLYDTISPNSRQNGVLAGIATTGGLLTAAVSAWFLAAGTGLGSYEAFSGALVVDQMSLFFTFIVGSVTTLVVVASYDYVRDEPHIGEYYSLVALAATGMALMGAANSLVTVFVSLELASLPSYALVGYLKTNKGSVEAALKYFLVGALSSAIMVYGISLIYGVTGTLLLDGIGDAVVDLEPGLVGILGLGVLMMTGGFLFKTAAVPFHFWAPDAYEGAPAPISGFISSASKAAGFAVAFRVLLEAFPIDVIGTTIPWTWLFVIVAAITMTLGNFAAAVQENVKRMLAYSSVGHAGYVLIGLAAIGGGTSEADTLVLGAAMMHLLVYGFMNTGAFLFIALAEYWGVGRTFEDYNGLARRAPVASLAMTVFMFSLAGLPVGAGFLSKYFLFAGAIQAGFWWLAAIAAVNSALSLYYYSRVVKAIWIEEPVSEISVDRTPTGIYLAVIGAAVVTVGLLFAFDPVAQWAIDAAAIVL is encoded by the coding sequence ATGGTTCAATTACCCTATCTGACGCCGCAGTACCTGCTCGCGCTTACCGCGCTCGTACTGCTGCTCTACGACACGATCTCGCCGAATAGTCGTCAGAACGGTGTGCTCGCGGGAATTGCCACCACCGGTGGCCTGCTGACCGCGGCCGTGAGCGCGTGGTTCCTCGCTGCCGGAACCGGCCTCGGGTCCTACGAGGCGTTCAGTGGGGCCCTCGTCGTCGATCAGATGAGTCTGTTCTTCACGTTCATCGTGGGGAGCGTGACGACGCTGGTCGTGGTTGCGAGTTACGATTACGTTCGCGACGAACCGCACATCGGGGAGTACTACTCGCTGGTGGCGCTGGCTGCGACGGGGATGGCCCTCATGGGCGCCGCGAACAGCCTCGTCACCGTCTTCGTCAGTCTCGAACTGGCCTCGCTCCCATCGTACGCACTCGTCGGCTACCTCAAGACGAACAAGGGGAGTGTCGAGGCCGCACTGAAGTACTTCCTCGTCGGTGCGCTCTCCTCGGCCATCATGGTCTACGGCATCAGTCTCATCTATGGTGTGACGGGGACACTCCTGCTCGACGGGATCGGCGACGCAGTCGTCGACCTCGAGCCGGGACTCGTCGGCATCCTGGGCCTCGGTGTCCTGATGATGACCGGCGGGTTCCTGTTCAAGACGGCCGCGGTGCCGTTCCACTTCTGGGCGCCCGACGCGTACGAGGGCGCGCCAGCGCCGATCAGCGGGTTCATCTCGTCGGCCTCGAAGGCCGCTGGATTCGCCGTCGCGTTCCGCGTGCTACTGGAGGCGTTCCCCATCGACGTGATCGGCACGACCATTCCGTGGACCTGGCTGTTCGTCATCGTCGCGGCGATCACGATGACGCTCGGCAACTTCGCGGCCGCCGTTCAGGAGAACGTCAAGCGGATGCTCGCGTACTCCTCGGTCGGCCACGCGGGGTACGTCCTCATCGGTCTTGCCGCCATCGGCGGCGGGACGTCCGAAGCCGATACGCTGGTGCTTGGCGCGGCAATGATGCACCTGCTCGTCTACGGCTTCATGAACACCGGCGCGTTCCTGTTCATCGCGCTGGCGGAGTACTGGGGCGTCGGTCGCACCTTCGAGGACTACAACGGTCTCGCGAGGCGAGCTCCAGTCGCGTCGCTTGCGATGACGGTGTTCATGTTCAGCCTGGCCGGCCTCCCGGTCGGCGCTGGCTTCCTCTCGAAGTATTTCCTGTTCGCCGGGGCCATCCAGGCCGGATTCTGGTGGCTCGCCGCCATCGCGGCTGTCAATAGCGCGCTGTCGCTTTACTACTACAGCCGCGTGGTCAAAGCCATCTGGATCGAAGAGCCCGTAAGCGAGATATCCGTGGATCGCACGCCGACTGGTATTTACCTCGCCGTCATCGGCGCTGCCGTCGTGACGGTCGGGCTCCTGTTCGCCTTCGACCCGGTGGCCCAGTGGGCCATCGACGCCGCGGCGATCGTCCTCTGA
- a CDS encoding helix-turn-helix transcriptional regulator — MGYDDLEGLVGLFCRRYDLIDALADGPRSKNELESDLDVSRSTVDRAVRSLEAEGILVREGGSVSLTFLGRVTLKGYQQLREGLVGLHRAKSMFAPVDTEEMVPFELFRGADVVTADPKAPHRPVAALAQFLDDMSEVQSVVKGLMADYVRMYHTQIVENRLDAELVVESSVLDDLIATYWDPVSDALSSDRLVVYETSSEPPYSVKIGESDTTEVAVITYGEQGVSGFLRSDNDRAVSWARRVYERTKSEASLVAPMD; from the coding sequence ATGGGTTACGACGATCTCGAGGGCCTGGTCGGTCTGTTCTGCCGTCGTTACGACCTCATCGATGCGCTGGCCGATGGACCTCGGTCGAAGAACGAACTCGAATCCGACCTCGACGTTTCACGGTCCACCGTCGACCGGGCCGTCAGATCGCTCGAGGCGGAAGGGATACTCGTTCGTGAGGGCGGGTCAGTCTCTCTGACGTTTCTCGGCCGTGTCACTCTGAAGGGCTACCAACAGTTACGTGAGGGACTCGTCGGACTTCACCGGGCGAAATCCATGTTCGCCCCGGTCGATACCGAGGAGATGGTCCCCTTCGAGCTGTTTCGGGGCGCGGATGTCGTTACAGCCGATCCCAAGGCCCCGCACCGGCCGGTGGCCGCTCTCGCGCAGTTTCTGGACGACATGAGCGAAGTTCAGAGCGTCGTCAAGGGACTGATGGCCGACTACGTCCGGATGTACCACACTCAGATCGTCGAAAATCGGTTGGATGCGGAGCTCGTCGTGGAGTCGTCGGTGCTCGACGATTTGATCGCGACCTACTGGGATCCCGTGAGCGACGCGCTGTCGAGCGATCGCCTCGTTGTCTATGAGACTTCCTCGGAGCCACCGTATAGCGTCAAGATTGGCGAATCGGATACGACGGAGGTAGCCGTAATCACCTACGGCGAGCAGGGAGTGAGCGGGTTCCTGCGCTCGGACAACGACAGGGCCGTCTCGTGGGCCCGCCGCGTCTACGAACGGACAAAATCCGAGGCCTCACTCGTCGCGCCGATGGACTGA
- a CDS encoding class 1 fructose-bisphosphatase gives MTVDEILDAVATAAPEIRSGLPGRRTKTDEQNVSGERQLAADVWADELLGERIGAIDGVGHYASEEREDVEQVGEGHLVAVDPLDGSSNLLSNNPMGTIVGVYDDDIPTTGRSLVAAAYVLYGPITTMVVARDGAVTEYVVEDGKRRDVGAVSLPEDPTVYGFGGRVTDWPPAVEEYVTEIEAELKLRYGGAMIADVSQVLTYGGIFAYPMLQSRPSGKLRLLFEGAPIAFIVETAGGSSSNGAMSLLDVEATSVHQRTPVFVGNDDLVDRLEARV, from the coding sequence ATGACCGTCGACGAGATCCTGGACGCCGTCGCCACCGCCGCCCCGGAGATTCGATCTGGGCTACCGGGTCGCCGCACGAAGACCGACGAGCAAAACGTCAGCGGTGAGCGACAGCTCGCCGCCGACGTCTGGGCGGACGAGTTGCTGGGAGAGCGCATCGGTGCCATCGACGGCGTCGGCCACTATGCCAGCGAGGAACGGGAGGACGTCGAACAGGTCGGCGAGGGTCATCTCGTCGCCGTCGATCCTCTCGACGGCTCCTCGAATCTGCTCTCGAACAACCCGATGGGGACCATCGTCGGCGTGTACGACGACGACATTCCGACGACGGGTCGATCGCTCGTCGCCGCGGCGTACGTCCTGTACGGCCCGATCACGACGATGGTGGTCGCCCGCGACGGCGCCGTCACCGAATACGTCGTCGAAGACGGCAAGCGACGGGACGTCGGAGCGGTCTCCCTCCCCGAGGATCCAACCGTGTACGGGTTCGGTGGCCGCGTCACCGACTGGCCGCCCGCCGTCGAGGAGTACGTGACGGAGATCGAAGCGGAGCTAAAACTCCGATACGGCGGCGCCATGATCGCCGACGTGAGCCAGGTTCTCACCTACGGAGGGATCTTCGCGTATCCGATGTTACAGTCCCGTCCGTCGGGCAAGCTCCGTCTGCTGTTCGAGGGGGCGCCGATCGCGTTCATCGTCGAGACCGCCGGGGGGTCCTCCTCGAACGGGGCCATGTCGCTGCTCGACGTTGAGGCGACCTCGGTCCATCAGCGGACGCCGGTGTTCGTCGGGAACGACGACCTCGTCGATCGACTCGAAGCGCGTGTGTAA
- a CDS encoding CBS pair associated ParBc domain-containing protein → MDEAFDHDGDKPRVKDYMTRDVSTVSPDLTVREVSERIVESQDHNGFPVTEGRSVVGFVSARDLLLKEPSEPIFKIMADELIVAHPDMKVTDAARVILRSGIHKLPVVDDAGNLVGIISNSDVIRSQIERATPEKVGKLKRTLESIHGVEATEERRSVDLDVLTPTQGKVYQDELEGRKYELERGLTEPLVVIDNEGDLLIADGHHRVKAAQQAGIDEMDAYVIVLPKRVDLGMARTAEKEHLEDLNDITVVDYARHPLVETIDRLNE, encoded by the coding sequence ATGGACGAGGCCTTCGATCACGATGGTGACAAGCCGCGAGTCAAAGACTACATGACTCGCGACGTTTCGACGGTCTCACCCGACCTGACCGTCCGCGAGGTGTCCGAACGGATCGTCGAAAGCCAAGACCACAACGGCTTTCCAGTGACCGAGGGACGAAGCGTCGTGGGGTTCGTGAGTGCTCGCGACCTGTTGCTAAAGGAACCGTCCGAACCGATATTTAAGATAATGGCCGACGAGCTCATCGTGGCTCATCCCGACATGAAGGTGACCGACGCCGCCCGGGTCATCCTCCGGTCGGGCATTCACAAACTTCCGGTGGTCGACGACGCCGGCAATCTCGTGGGCATCATTTCGAATTCGGACGTGATCCGGAGTCAGATCGAACGTGCGACCCCAGAGAAGGTCGGAAAACTCAAACGGACGCTCGAGTCGATCCACGGTGTCGAGGCCACGGAGGAGCGACGGTCGGTAGATCTAGACGTGTTGACTCCCACACAGGGGAAAGTCTACCAGGACGAACTCGAGGGGCGAAAGTACGAACTCGAGCGGGGACTGACCGAACCGCTCGTGGTCATCGACAACGAGGGCGACCTGCTCATCGCCGACGGGCACCATCGCGTGAAAGCCGCCCAGCAGGCAGGGATCGATGAAATGGACGCGTACGTCATCGTTCTCCCGAAACGGGTCGACCTCGGAATGGCACGGACGGCTGAAAAGGAACACCTCGAAGATCTCAACGACATCACGGTCGTCGACTACGCCCGGCATCCGCTCGTCGAGACCATCGATCGACTGAACGAGTGA
- a CDS encoding class I fructose-bisphosphate aldolase yields MVPLTDTPLTRDGKILILAYDHGLEHGPSDFEAVPETMDPETVWDIATHDAVTSFAVQKGIAETYYPSYRDDVNLLGKVNGTSNLWMGEYDSAVNWTVESAADLGADAIGFTLYGGSNNEVEMAEEFRDVQEAARDHDLPVVMWSYPRGQGVKNDTKDEVIAYGSRLALELGADVAKIKYPGSQEGMEWAVDAAGPVKVVMSGGSKTDDRSFLESVNAVLDAGGSGLAVGRNVWQRENAMEMLDALEALIFEEASVDDALAHLG; encoded by the coding sequence ATGGTACCCCTGACAGATACGCCGTTGACGCGTGACGGCAAGATACTGATCTTGGCGTACGATCACGGTCTGGAGCACGGCCCCTCGGACTTCGAGGCGGTTCCGGAGACCATGGATCCGGAAACCGTCTGGGACATCGCGACCCACGACGCGGTGACATCGTTCGCCGTTCAAAAGGGGATCGCAGAAACGTACTACCCCTCCTACCGGGACGACGTCAACCTGCTTGGGAAGGTAAACGGCACCTCGAACCTCTGGATGGGTGAGTACGACAGCGCCGTGAACTGGACGGTCGAGAGCGCTGCCGACCTCGGCGCGGACGCCATCGGGTTCACGCTCTACGGCGGATCCAACAACGAAGTCGAAATGGCAGAGGAGTTCCGGGACGTCCAGGAGGCCGCCCGGGACCACGACCTGCCGGTCGTCATGTGGTCGTATCCGCGCGGGCAGGGCGTCAAAAACGATACCAAAGACGAGGTCATCGCCTATGGCTCCCGACTCGCCCTCGAACTTGGTGCCGACGTCGCGAAGATCAAGTATCCCGGCAGCCAGGAGGGGATGGAGTGGGCCGTCGACGCCGCCGGCCCCGTCAAGGTCGTCATGAGCGGCGGCTCGAAGACTGACGATCGCTCGTTCCTCGAGAGCGTGAACGCCGTTCTCGACGCTGGCGGGAGCGGTCTGGCTGTCGGGCGCAACGTCTGGCAGCGCGAGAACGCGATGGAGATGCTCGACGCTCTCGAAGCACTCATCTTCGAGGAGGCGAGCGTCGACGACGCACTCGCCCATCTGGGATGA
- a CDS encoding DUF7409 domain-containing protein translates to MTTRNVSDDLQEVKFVGPATATVLVDADISAQDLMDRRVSHAQLICAGVNPGVAARIRREHSLSWSKQGGEDLDRRAEQVRGLKDGERAWVAASSGSWEAASVDQAASTDGRGDEIDEETRWQSQSWPSHGNDEEVTTEEIAWRERSSPTPVTDVDGVGEREAAHLGEAGITSVRRLATANPGHVADSLDYDLETIREWRDAARSAER, encoded by the coding sequence GTGACAACACGGAACGTGTCCGACGACCTTCAGGAGGTGAAGTTCGTCGGTCCGGCCACAGCCACTGTGCTCGTGGACGCGGATATCTCCGCACAGGACCTGATGGACCGGCGCGTGTCTCACGCGCAGTTGATCTGTGCGGGCGTGAATCCTGGCGTGGCCGCCCGAATCCGCCGCGAACATTCCCTTTCCTGGTCGAAGCAAGGGGGCGAAGACCTCGACCGTCGGGCCGAACAGGTCCGCGGCCTCAAAGACGGTGAACGAGCCTGGGTCGCGGCGAGTTCCGGGTCCTGGGAGGCCGCGTCGGTGGATCAGGCGGCAAGCACCGATGGCCGTGGTGACGAAATCGACGAGGAGACCAGGTGGCAGTCACAGTCCTGGCCGTCCCACGGGAATGACGAGGAGGTCACGACAGAGGAAATCGCCTGGCGGGAGAGGAGTTCGCCCACCCCCGTAACCGACGTGGACGGTGTGGGTGAGCGCGAAGCTGCCCACCTCGGTGAAGCCGGAATAACGTCGGTACGACGTCTGGCAACGGCGAACCCGGGGCACGTCGCTGACTCTCTGGATTACGATCTCGAAACGATTCGGGAGTGGCGGGACGCGGCCCGCTCGGCGGAACGATAG
- a CDS encoding DHH family phosphoesterase, whose product MLHWLLLGSCGLSHDLLEQLDQRAGSLRIVEPDEAHVQQLRNDGIDAETGDVTDRETITTVEMEPNIVVVAGDAIAQNVRATTLARETFPDSYVIAFPGEGATRSDVAELDERADRMFDMGREIIDHMSDVVRAGQVDRLRHLNATLADIDGTLGIFTHDNPDPDAIASAFALAEIARHHGVEAQPAYFGRISHQENRALVNLLDLKLDNPDPDEEHGYDAIALVDHSTPGVNDQLARETTIDIVIDHHPSRHTVEGGFVDVRESAGATSTLLVDYLRGYHIDIEDTVATALLYGIRVDTNDFARGITPADFDAAAFLLPYADVEILKRVESPSISSDTFEIIARAIRNRDRRGRVLTSCVGSVSDRDALAQSANRLLNMEGIDVTLVYGYRDGTIFASGRARGVEMDLGEVLRKAFDSIGSAGGHAEMAGAQISLGLFEDVTADEELTTMVEDVVTTRFFDEIDPDALG is encoded by the coding sequence ATGTTACATTGGCTGCTCCTGGGAAGTTGTGGCCTCTCACACGACCTCCTCGAGCAGCTGGACCAACGAGCCGGTTCGCTCCGGATCGTTGAACCGGACGAAGCGCACGTCCAGCAGTTGCGAAACGACGGTATCGACGCCGAAACTGGGGATGTCACGGATCGCGAGACGATCACGACCGTCGAAATGGAGCCGAACATCGTGGTCGTGGCCGGCGATGCGATCGCACAAAACGTGCGGGCAACGACCCTCGCACGTGAGACGTTTCCCGACAGTTACGTCATCGCGTTTCCAGGCGAGGGCGCGACCCGGTCGGACGTCGCAGAACTCGACGAGCGGGCCGACAGGATGTTCGACATGGGTCGGGAGATCATCGATCACATGTCGGACGTCGTTCGGGCCGGTCAGGTCGATCGGCTCCGCCATCTCAATGCGACGCTCGCCGACATCGACGGGACGCTGGGCATCTTCACACACGACAATCCGGATCCCGACGCCATCGCCTCGGCGTTCGCCCTGGCGGAGATCGCCAGACATCACGGGGTCGAGGCCCAGCCAGCCTATTTCGGCCGCATCTCCCACCAGGAAAACCGCGCCCTCGTGAACCTCCTGGACCTCAAGCTCGACAACCCCGATCCAGACGAGGAACACGGGTACGACGCCATCGCGCTCGTCGACCACTCCACGCCCGGGGTTAACGACCAGTTGGCGCGGGAGACGACCATCGACATCGTCATCGACCATCATCCATCGAGACACACGGTCGAGGGGGGATTCGTGGACGTCCGGGAATCCGCCGGCGCGACGAGCACGCTCCTCGTCGATTACCTTCGCGGCTATCACATCGATATCGAGGATACCGTCGCGACGGCACTTCTGTACGGTATTCGTGTCGATACCAACGACTTCGCCCGCGGAATCACGCCGGCCGACTTCGATGCAGCAGCGTTTTTGTTACCGTATGCCGACGTCGAGATTCTCAAACGTGTCGAAAGCCCCTCAATCAGCTCGGACACGTTCGAGATCATCGCTCGTGCGATCAGAAATCGCGACCGCCGTGGTCGGGTATTGACCAGCTGTGTCGGATCCGTCAGCGATCGCGACGCACTCGCGCAGTCCGCAAATCGGCTGCTCAACATGGAGGGGATCGACGTAACCCTCGTGTACGGATACCGTGACGGCACGATTTTCGCCTCGGGGCGGGCCCGGGGCGTGGAGATGGACCTCGGTGAAGTGTTACGAAAGGCCTTCGATTCGATAGGCAGTGCGGGTGGTCACGCGGAAATGGCGGGTGCTCAGATCTCACTGGGCCTCTTCGAGGACGTCACCGCGGACGAGGAACTCACGACCATGGTAGAGGACGTCGTCACTACCCGCTTTTTCGACGAAATTGACCCCGACGCACTCGGATAG
- a CDS encoding complex I subunit 4 family protein has translation MMIEALIAVTFLSAMVVLAAPERWAAKLAFALSLVPLVGSLWMYSVFEASGNVLLGGPLAFETKVPWISLGEYQLHWHVAMDGISMAMVVLTTVLMSLALLSAWTPIDERRSQFYGMMLFMEASLLGVFTALDFFAWFIFWEFVLVPMYFLIGIWGGPRRKYAAIKFFVYTNVASLVMFIGFMALVFATPVTTLGLPAITEALLAGEVSTFAGIAPETLKLVAFVAMFAGFAVKVPMVPFHTWLPDAHVEAPTPVSVILAGVLLKMGTYALLRFNFTMLSDVANTLAIPIAIMAVISVIYGAMLALAQRDLKRIVAYSSISSMGYVILGLIAWNMYGVAGATFQMVAHGLISGLMFMSVGVIYNIAHTRMVGDLSGLADRMPVTSAVFVSAAFGYMGLPLMAGFAGELFIFLGGMQSTALPAAQVFTAMAMFGIVIVAGYLLMAMQRVLFGPFRADTEHEIVPAAFHDAAAIVVLILLVILLGTVPDLFYGMIQDAVRPILAAGGGL, from the coding sequence ATGATGATCGAAGCACTCATCGCGGTAACGTTCCTGAGCGCGATGGTCGTTCTCGCGGCACCCGAACGGTGGGCTGCGAAACTGGCCTTCGCGTTGAGTCTCGTCCCGCTCGTCGGGAGTCTCTGGATGTATAGCGTCTTCGAGGCGTCGGGGAACGTCCTGCTGGGCGGCCCACTGGCGTTCGAAACCAAAGTACCGTGGATCTCGCTGGGTGAGTACCAGCTACACTGGCACGTCGCAATGGACGGTATCAGCATGGCGATGGTCGTGCTGACGACCGTTCTCATGTCGCTGGCACTGCTGAGCGCGTGGACGCCGATCGACGAGCGTCGCTCGCAGTTCTACGGCATGATGCTCTTCATGGAGGCGAGCCTCCTGGGCGTCTTTACGGCGCTGGACTTCTTCGCGTGGTTCATCTTCTGGGAGTTCGTGCTGGTCCCGATGTACTTCCTGATCGGCATCTGGGGCGGTCCACGGCGGAAGTACGCAGCGATCAAGTTCTTCGTGTACACCAACGTGGCCAGCCTGGTGATGTTCATCGGCTTCATGGCCCTGGTGTTCGCGACGCCCGTCACGACACTCGGCCTGCCCGCCATCACGGAGGCGTTGCTTGCAGGTGAGGTGAGCACGTTCGCGGGCATCGCCCCGGAGACCTTGAAACTCGTCGCGTTCGTCGCGATGTTCGCGGGATTCGCGGTCAAGGTCCCAATGGTTCCCTTCCACACCTGGCTGCCGGACGCCCACGTCGAGGCACCGACCCCGGTGTCGGTGATCCTGGCTGGCGTCCTCCTGAAGATGGGGACCTACGCGTTGCTCCGCTTCAACTTCACCATGCTATCGGACGTCGCCAACACGCTCGCCATTCCGATCGCTATTATGGCGGTCATCAGCGTCATCTACGGTGCGATGTTGGCGCTCGCCCAGCGAGACCTCAAGCGCATCGTGGCGTACTCCTCCATCTCGTCGATGGGGTACGTCATCCTGGGTCTCATAGCGTGGAACATGTACGGTGTCGCCGGCGCCACCTTCCAGATGGTTGCCCACGGTCTCATCTCGGGACTGATGTTCATGAGCGTCGGCGTGATCTACAATATTGCCCACACGCGCATGGTTGGAGACCTGTCCGGTCTCGCCGACCGGATGCCGGTGACGAGTGCTGTCTTCGTCTCCGCTGCGTTTGGGTACATGGGACTGCCGCTGATGGCCGGATTCGCCGGTGAGCTGTTCATCTTCCTCGGTGGCATGCAATCGACGGCGCTCCCGGCCGCACAGGTATTCACCGCGATGGCGATGTTCGGCATCGTCATCGTGGCTGGCTACCTGTTGATGGCCATGCAGCGGGTCCTGTTCGGTCCCTTCCGCGCCGACACCGAGCACGAGATCGTTCCCGCCGCGTTCCACGACGCGGCCGCGATCGTCGTGCTCATCCTCCTGGTCATCCTGCTCGGCACGGTGCCGGACCTCTTCTACGGAATGATTCAGGATGCCGTTCGTCCGATCCTCGCCGCAGGAGGTGGTCTGTAG
- the rbcL gene encoding type III ribulose-bisphosphate carboxylase yields MPGISYEDFVDTGYLPSDSDLVCEFAIEPAAGLDMVDAAGRVASESSNGTWATLDVSEDVVDLSATAFRIEDGEIAVAYPRDLFEGGNMAQILSCIAGNIMGMKAVDAIRLLDVRWPEAIVETFRGPQFGSAVKSEFLDAGDRPALATVPKPKVGLTTDDHVEIARRAWLGGIDLLKDDENLTNQSFNGFEDRLTHTLEMRDRVEEETGDSKGYLVNITANADEMKRRADLVAAQGGDFVMVDVVTTGWAAVASVREHTDDLDVAIHAHRAMHAAFDRVENHGVAMRVLAQIARLVGVDHIHTGTANLGKLANEDTVGINDWLADDLYGLNDVLPVASGGLHPGTVKPLLDRIGTNVMIQAGGGVHGHPDGTEAGARAFRQAVDAYRDDVSPDEYAEDHPELAAALDNWGTHTPR; encoded by the coding sequence ATGCCCGGAATATCGTACGAGGACTTCGTCGATACGGGGTATTTGCCTTCTGACAGCGACCTGGTCTGTGAGTTCGCCATCGAACCAGCTGCGGGACTCGATATGGTGGACGCGGCCGGTCGCGTGGCGTCCGAAAGTTCCAACGGGACCTGGGCAACGCTCGACGTCAGCGAGGATGTCGTGGACCTGAGTGCGACGGCGTTCCGAATCGAAGACGGCGAGATTGCCGTCGCCTATCCCCGTGACCTCTTCGAGGGCGGGAACATGGCCCAGATTCTGTCCTGTATCGCCGGGAACATCATGGGGATGAAGGCAGTCGATGCCATCCGCCTTCTGGACGTCCGGTGGCCCGAGGCCATCGTCGAGACCTTCAGGGGCCCGCAGTTCGGTTCGGCGGTAAAATCGGAGTTCCTCGACGCCGGGGACCGACCAGCGCTGGCGACCGTCCCGAAGCCGAAGGTCGGATTGACTACCGACGATCACGTGGAAATCGCTCGGCGTGCCTGGCTCGGTGGTATCGACCTGCTGAAAGACGACGAGAACCTGACGAACCAGTCGTTTAACGGATTCGAGGACCGCCTCACACACACGCTGGAGATGCGGGATCGAGTCGAGGAGGAAACCGGCGATTCGAAGGGATACCTCGTCAACATCACGGCGAACGCCGACGAGATGAAGCGTCGTGCCGACCTGGTGGCAGCGCAGGGTGGGGACTTCGTGATGGTCGACGTGGTGACGACGGGGTGGGCTGCCGTTGCGTCGGTCCGCGAGCACACCGACGACCTCGACGTGGCCATTCACGCCCACCGGGCGATGCACGCGGCCTTCGATCGGGTGGAAAACCACGGCGTGGCCATGCGGGTGCTGGCTCAGATCGCTCGGCTGGTCGGCGTGGATCACATTCACACGGGAACGGCGAACCTCGGCAAACTGGCAAACGAGGACACGGTGGGAATCAACGATTGGCTCGCGGACGATCTCTACGGATTGAACGACGTGTTACCGGTCGCGTCCGGTGGTCTCCATCCAGGCACGGTCAAGCCCCTCCTCGATCGGATCGGGACGAACGTGATGATACAGGCAGGGGGCGGTGTCCATGGGCACCCCGATGGGACGGAAGCCGGTGCCCGCGCGTTTCGTCAGGCGGTCGATGCGTATCGGGACGACGTTTCTCCCGACGAATACGCCGAAGATCACCCGGAACTCGCCGCCGCGCTGGACAACTGGGGGACCCATACCCCACGCTAA